A genomic segment from Flavobacterium litorale encodes:
- a CDS encoding NAD(P)/FAD-dependent oxidoreductase yields MKLSWWEINSWFTNVDYTIVGSGIVGLHTALRLRERFPDSKIIVLEKGELPQGASTKNAGFACFGSLSEIVSDLNNHTEQEVINLIQKRRNGLQLLRQRLGDAAIDYQQHGGYELFLEKDEATYQNCLQQLSFVNNVLQPQFNNNVFATEANTFGFKGIHHHLILNPFEGQIDTGKMMQALLKEAARQHILIVNCQNVSNYDENSDGVTVSVNNYTFTTKKLLFATNGFASTLTKGAVKPARAQVLITEPIPNLNIKGTFHMDEGYYYFRNYENRILFGGARNLDFEGETTTELAQTELIQNQLEQLLHNVILPNQEVKIAHCWSGVMGVGNQKNPIVQQLSAHTYCGVRLGGMGIAIGSIVGQELADLV; encoded by the coding sequence ATGAAACTAAGCTGGTGGGAAATAAACAGTTGGTTTACCAACGTAGATTACACCATAGTAGGTAGCGGTATAGTAGGACTCCATACTGCATTACGCCTCCGCGAACGTTTTCCCGACAGTAAGATAATCGTACTCGAAAAAGGCGAGCTCCCACAGGGCGCAAGTACTAAAAATGCAGGTTTTGCCTGTTTTGGTAGCCTATCGGAAATTGTTAGCGACTTAAACAACCACACCGAACAAGAGGTTATTAACCTTATACAAAAGCGCCGTAACGGTTTGCAGCTACTACGCCAACGCTTGGGTGATGCTGCCATTGACTATCAGCAGCATGGCGGGTACGAACTTTTTTTAGAAAAGGACGAAGCTACGTACCAAAACTGTTTACAACAACTCTCTTTTGTAAATAATGTACTGCAACCACAGTTTAACAACAATGTATTTGCAACCGAAGCCAATACCTTTGGTTTTAAAGGCATACACCACCACCTAATACTAAACCCCTTTGAGGGGCAAATAGATACAGGTAAAATGATGCAGGCACTTTTAAAAGAAGCGGCAAGGCAGCACATTTTAATTGTAAACTGCCAAAATGTTAGCAATTATGATGAAAATTCAGATGGCGTAACCGTAAGCGTTAACAACTATACTTTTACTACTAAAAAACTCCTTTTTGCTACCAACGGTTTTGCCAGCACCCTTACCAAAGGTGCTGTAAAACCTGCCCGAGCACAGGTACTTATTACCGAGCCTATACCCAACCTAAATATTAAAGGAACATTCCACATGGACGAGGGGTATTACTACTTTCGTAATTACGAAAACAGAATATTATTTGGCGGTGCGCGTAACCTCGATTTTGAGGGCGAAACCACTACAGAATTAGCCCAAACGGAGCTAATACAAAACCAATTGGAGCAACTACTACACAATGTTATACTACCCAACCAAGAGGTTAAAATTGCTCACTGTTGGAGCGGTGTTATGGGTGTAGGTAACCAAAAAAATCCGATAGTACAACAACTTAGCGCGCATACCTATTGTGGCGTTCGGCTAGGTGGTATGGGCATTGCTATTGGTAGCATAGTAGGGCAGGAATTAGCCGATTTGGTTTAG
- a CDS encoding DedA family protein, translated as MSDFDWMQLINPEFYITLELGGVPVGIYVVLFIVFAETGLFAGFFLPGDSLLFLAGIYSTELMNTLMPIEGDFINVFLLSILVALSGILGNTFGYWFGYKSGTYLYRKEDTFWFKKKYLIQSHEFFEKHGGRAIIFARFLPIIRTFAPIIAGVVKMDKKRFMFYNILSSFLWAITIIFAGHYLYELFLKTLNIDLKAHIELIILVIVAITTIPLILNAIKGKKVTEQEAVEEAEDPDDDDSNMFPR; from the coding sequence ATGAGTGATTTTGACTGGATGCAGCTTATTAACCCCGAGTTTTATATTACACTAGAGCTTGGTGGTGTTCCTGTAGGAATTTACGTTGTATTATTTATAGTTTTTGCCGAAACGGGACTTTTTGCAGGTTTCTTTTTACCAGGCGACAGCCTTTTGTTTTTGGCAGGTATTTACAGTACCGAGTTAATGAATACGCTTATGCCTATTGAAGGCGATTTTATAAATGTATTTTTACTATCCATACTGGTTGCGCTTAGCGGAATATTAGGTAACACTTTTGGCTATTGGTTTGGGTATAAAAGTGGTACGTATTTGTACCGAAAAGAAGATACATTTTGGTTTAAAAAGAAGTACTTAATACAATCGCACGAGTTTTTTGAAAAGCACGGTGGTAGAGCCATTATATTTGCCCGTTTCCTTCCCATAATCCGTACGTTTGCGCCTATTATTGCAGGGGTGGTAAAAATGGACAAGAAACGTTTTATGTTCTATAACATTCTTAGCTCGTTCCTTTGGGCAATTACTATAATATTTGCGGGGCATTACTTATATGAGCTTTTCTTAAAAACACTTAATATTGACCTTAAAGCACACATTGAGCTTATTATTTTGGTTATTGTTGCCATAACTACCATACCGCTTATACTTAACGCTATAAAAGGTAAAAAAGTAACAGAACAAGAAGCTGTTGAGGAAGCAGAAGACCCTGATGATGACGATAGCAATATGTTTCCGCGATGA
- a CDS encoding S9 family peptidase, whose translation MKKLLFITLTLMGLSAAAQEHMTPELLWKLGRVSPLGITKDGKNIVYKVSTPTMSTNKITSKFYTIPIDGGKATAVKEYKDLLNDEYVSPDGKYVLSHKAVKVEDVYGKDYYPELEKSTVQVYDALDYRHWDTWSDGTHNHVGYAPVNDTDNFTDIMEGEPYDTPQQPFGGSEDYTWSPTGKSIVYVCKKLTGTEYATSTNTDLYEYNLGDKTTVNLTPKNKGYDTQPAFSPNGDLTWLQMKRDGYEADKNDIIVRHKGIDLNITAGWDGTVDAFTWSEDGKKIYFIAATDGTRQLFEVNFPGLTKIAVRVEQVTDGYFDVTSIVGFYKNSIIVTRSDMNHASEIYSYDLKKKDWNQITKVNNKAYAGITLSKTVKRYVTTTDGKKMLVWVILPPNFNATKKYPTLLYCQGGPQSALSQFYSFRWNFQVMAAQGYIVVAPNRRGMPGHGVEWNEAISGDWGGQVMDDYLSAIDDVAKEPYVDNDRLGAVGASYGGYSVFFLAGIHNKRFKTFIAHDGVFNLKSMYGTTEEVFFTNWDSGGAYWETNNAVAQKTYTKFNPINYVAKWDTPILIFQGDKDFRVPIGQGQEAFQAAQLRGIKSRFIVFPDENHWVLKPQNGLVWQREFFKWLQQTL comes from the coding sequence ATGAAAAAACTACTTTTTATAACGCTAACACTTATGGGATTATCGGCTGCTGCACAAGAACACATGACGCCCGAATTATTATGGAAATTGGGGCGTGTGAGTCCGCTAGGCATTACCAAAGACGGTAAAAATATTGTGTATAAAGTTTCGACGCCTACAATGAGTACCAACAAAATAACCTCTAAATTTTATACCATTCCTATTGACGGAGGCAAAGCAACGGCTGTAAAAGAATATAAAGACTTGCTTAACGACGAATATGTATCGCCTGACGGGAAATACGTATTATCGCACAAAGCGGTAAAAGTAGAAGATGTGTATGGTAAAGATTATTATCCTGAATTGGAAAAATCGACAGTACAGGTATACGATGCTTTGGATTACCGCCACTGGGATACGTGGAGCGATGGCACACACAACCACGTAGGCTATGCACCCGTAAACGACACCGATAATTTTACGGATATTATGGAAGGGGAACCTTACGATACACCGCAACAACCTTTTGGTGGCTCGGAAGATTATACGTGGTCGCCTACAGGTAAAAGCATTGTATACGTATGTAAAAAACTGACAGGTACCGAGTACGCTACTAGTACCAATACCGATTTATACGAGTATAATTTAGGCGATAAAACAACTGTAAACCTTACCCCTAAAAATAAGGGTTACGATACCCAACCTGCTTTTTCGCCTAATGGCGATTTAACATGGCTACAAATGAAGCGCGACGGTTACGAAGCCGATAAAAACGATATTATTGTACGCCACAAAGGGATAGACCTTAACATTACTGCGGGGTGGGATGGCACCGTAGATGCTTTTACGTGGAGCGAGGACGGTAAGAAAATTTATTTTATTGCTGCTACAGATGGTACCCGCCAATTGTTTGAAGTAAACTTCCCGGGGCTTACCAAAATTGCCGTTAGGGTAGAGCAAGTTACCGATGGTTATTTTGATGTAACCAGCATAGTAGGGTTTTATAAAAACAGTATAATTGTAACCCGTAGCGATATGAACCACGCTAGCGAAATATACAGCTACGATTTAAAAAAGAAAGACTGGAACCAAATAACCAAAGTAAACAACAAAGCCTATGCAGGCATTACGTTAAGCAAAACTGTAAAACGCTACGTTACTACTACCGATGGTAAAAAAATGCTGGTATGGGTAATACTCCCTCCAAATTTTAATGCCACCAAAAAATACCCAACACTACTGTATTGCCAAGGTGGTCCGCAAAGTGCCCTATCGCAATTTTATTCGTTTAGATGGAATTTCCAAGTAATGGCAGCACAAGGCTATATTGTAGTAGCACCCAACAGGCGCGGTATGCCAGGACACGGTGTGGAATGGAACGAAGCCATTAGTGGCGACTGGGGCGGACAGGTTATGGACGATTACCTATCGGCTATTGATGATGTAGCGAAAGAGCCTTACGTGGATAATGACAGACTTGGTGCTGTAGGAGCAAGCTACGGCGGGTACTCAGTATTCTTTTTAGCAGGCATACACAACAAACGTTTTAAAACCTTTATAGCGCACGACGGTGTATTTAACCTAAAAAGCATGTACGGCACTACCGAAGAGGTATTTTTTACCAATTGGGATAGTGGCGGTGCCTACTGGGAAACCAACAATGCTGTAGCACAAAAAACCTATACCAAATTTAATCCCATTAACTATGTAGCGAAATGGGATACACCCATACTAATATTCCAAGGCGATAAAGATTTCCGTGTACCTATTGGGCAGGGGCAAGAAGCCTTTCAGGCAGCACAATTGCGCGGTATAAAAAGCCGTTTTATTGTATTCCCAGACGAGAACCATTGGGTATTAAAACCGCAAAATGGTTTGGTGTGGCAGCGTGAATTTTTTAAATGGTTACAGCAAACTTTATAG
- a CDS encoding C1 family peptidase, translating into MTKRSFRPFLAASLLFAGLQVVSAQDYLVNSLKNNKSENSKDSFVFTEVINIENTPVKSQGSSGTCWSYAANSFIESEMIRMGKEPVEISQIYTARNAYIEKGKNYVKMHGAITLGDGGALHDVINMYKKYGALPQSEYTGLNYGTTRNQFAEMAAINEGLLAAVVKNPNGKLTPNWEKAYISVLDTYLGEVPESFTYKGKKYTPKTFADEVVGINADDYVEISSLKEHPYYSQFVLMVPDNWSLDLVYNVKMNDLTDIIDNALKDGYTVGWAGDVSERGFSWRNGVAYVPAKDYGDMTAEEKESIFKGPKPEMQITEEMRQEAFDNYQTTDDHGMHIVGITKDQNGKEYYMIKNSWGASNDYQGYMYMSKNFVKYKTTAILLHKGGLPKKIAKKLNIKQ; encoded by the coding sequence ATGACTAAGCGTTCATTCCGACCATTTTTGGCTGCATCGTTATTATTTGCAGGGCTGCAAGTAGTTTCGGCTCAGGACTATCTGGTAAATTCATTAAAAAATAACAAAAGTGAAAACAGTAAAGACTCTTTTGTATTTACCGAGGTAATAAACATCGAAAATACCCCTGTAAAAAGTCAGGGTTCATCGGGTACATGTTGGAGCTATGCTGCCAACTCATTCATCGAATCGGAAATGATTCGTATGGGTAAGGAGCCCGTAGAAATCTCGCAAATATATACCGCACGTAATGCTTACATCGAAAAAGGTAAAAACTACGTAAAAATGCACGGAGCTATAACATTAGGCGATGGTGGTGCATTACACGATGTGATAAACATGTACAAAAAATACGGGGCATTACCACAAAGTGAATACACGGGGCTAAACTACGGTACTACACGCAACCAATTTGCCGAAATGGCTGCCATAAACGAAGGGCTGCTTGCTGCGGTAGTAAAAAACCCGAACGGGAAACTTACACCCAACTGGGAAAAAGCATACATATCGGTTTTAGATACGTATTTAGGCGAAGTACCAGAGAGCTTTACCTACAAAGGAAAAAAATATACCCCTAAAACATTTGCTGATGAAGTTGTGGGTATTAACGCCGATGATTACGTAGAAATTTCATCATTAAAAGAACACCCGTACTACAGCCAGTTTGTACTTATGGTACCCGATAATTGGTCGTTAGACCTTGTTTACAATGTTAAGATGAACGACCTTACGGATATTATAGATAATGCCCTTAAAGATGGCTATACTGTAGGATGGGCTGGCGATGTGAGCGAAAGAGGTTTTAGCTGGAGAAACGGTGTAGCATACGTACCTGCTAAAGATTACGGTGATATGACTGCTGAGGAAAAAGAAAGCATTTTTAAAGGCCCTAAACCTGAAATGCAAATTACCGAAGAGATGCGCCAAGAAGCGTTTGATAACTACCAAACTACCGACGACCATGGTATGCACATTGTAGGTATTACTAAAGACCAAAATGGTAAAGAGTACTACATGATTAAAAACTCGTGGGGCGCAAGTAACGATTACCAAGGGTACATGTACATGAGCAAGAATTTCGTAAAATATAAAACTACTGCTATACTATTGCACAAAGGTGGGCTTCCTAAAAAAATAGCCAAAAAGCTAAATATAAAACAGTAG
- a CDS encoding bacteriocin fulvocin C-related protein, protein MKKLKIVFTMALLGLLFSCSSDSNEIKTENTNSNYIPKSGDSDGITFNDITEIEDLNDQILVASTLSPDGMRAMWQDKLENFLENNILSEEQYNYINDLKSEIDVTNIFIEDAEDRTNFLSERSPVIVSELIDLFGEAATTYLIRKIENVNQSVDRLTGGSGDPISQLPTLTQACSCGGTSLGFDHGCVLVGQGGYLVGECRTRNCASSSFISWVDGGHGFTGSCHYPQP, encoded by the coding sequence ATGAAAAAACTAAAAATTGTTTTCACAATGGCATTATTGGGGTTGCTTTTTAGCTGTAGTAGCGATAGCAACGAAATTAAGACTGAGAACACCAACAGCAACTACATTCCGAAATCGGGAGACTCAGATGGAATTACATTTAACGATATTACAGAAATTGAAGATTTGAATGATCAAATATTAGTAGCATCTACGCTTAGCCCAGATGGGATGAGAGCAATGTGGCAAGATAAACTTGAAAATTTCTTGGAGAATAACATACTAAGTGAAGAACAATACAATTATATAAATGATTTGAAAAGTGAAATAGACGTTACCAATATTTTTATAGAAGACGCCGAAGATAGAACTAATTTTCTTAGCGAACGCAGTCCCGTAATTGTTAGTGAACTGATAGATTTATTTGGTGAAGCTGCAACTACGTATCTAATCAGAAAGATTGAAAACGTGAATCAATCAGTTGATAGACTTACTGGTGGTTCAGGCGATCCAATAAGTCAATTACCAACATTAACACAAGCATGTTCGTGTGGCGGAACTAGCCTTGGTTTTGACCACGGTTGTGTACTAGTAGGTCAGGGAGGCTACTTAGTTGGCGAGTGTAGAACGAGAAACTGTGCTAGTAGTAGTTTTATCTCATGGGTTGACGGAGGACATGGATTTACAGGCTCGTGCCATTATCCACAACCTTAA
- a CDS encoding DUF1573 domain-containing protein yields the protein MKKLGILLFCITSIISCNNLGNPIIEIINPEIDLGTIPHNDKRDFYIKIRNGGTSDLIIKKLQPSCSCIVDKEFELLTIKAKKTDSIKLTMVANNYGNHTEKVAILSNTESGYSIVNINSYTEKPEQLERLEN from the coding sequence ATGAAAAAACTCGGAATCTTATTGTTCTGCATTACATCTATTATTAGTTGCAATAATTTAGGAAACCCTATAATAGAAATCATTAACCCTGAAATTGATTTGGGTACCATACCACACAATGATAAAAGGGACTTTTACATAAAAATTAGAAACGGTGGTACAAGTGATTTAATAATTAAAAAACTGCAACCCTCTTGTAGTTGTATAGTTGATAAAGAATTTGAATTGTTAACTATTAAAGCTAAAAAAACAGACTCTATAAAGTTAACGATGGTTGCAAATAATTATGGCAACCACACTGAGAAGGTTGCGATTTTATCGAATACGGAGTCAGGCTATTCCATAGTAAATATAAATTCCTATACCGAGAAGCCCGAACAGCTAGAAAGGTTGGAAAACTAA
- a CDS encoding tetratricopeptide repeat protein, which translates to MDEGLYKPINLHDFIKESPLLNPFKEYYPDYLGQLLERTFHFWDLEEIEKAKEQIAIYNSNFEGFHLGILIELAIDFDNLDAEKTIIYLNSIPENHRNEPDIGDMYYRIKAALYFSLLDIDLAIEECVKGIGFGFGSEDLYYLRAMCSALRNLHNQAIPDYIIALKRNFNTDEIIANLAYSYLRVRKMRKAFKLHKSVVDKFPGNHKIQYNTGLCYKHFRKYSKAVEYFDKAIALNPDEAGYRLTRGRVLMRLKRHNEAQLDLVYAQESDISLAEELLNINTEVLERKITSRTANKKVLKLLRRIYLQNEGY; encoded by the coding sequence ATGGATGAAGGACTTTATAAACCGATAAATCTGCATGACTTTATCAAAGAGTCTCCATTGCTTAATCCTTTTAAGGAATATTATCCTGATTATTTAGGACAGTTACTTGAAAGAACATTTCATTTTTGGGATTTAGAAGAAATAGAAAAGGCTAAAGAGCAAATAGCTATTTATAACTCAAACTTTGAAGGTTTCCATCTGGGGATTCTTATAGAGTTAGCAATTGATTTTGATAATTTAGATGCAGAAAAAACTATTATTTATCTTAACTCAATACCCGAAAACCATAGGAATGAGCCCGATATCGGCGATATGTATTATCGTATTAAAGCGGCTCTTTATTTCAGTTTGTTGGATATAGATCTTGCCATTGAAGAATGTGTTAAAGGTATTGGTTTTGGCTTTGGATCCGAAGACTTATACTATCTTAGAGCGATGTGTTCCGCGCTAAGGAACTTACACAATCAGGCTATTCCGGACTATATAATAGCATTAAAACGTAATTTTAATACAGATGAAATTATCGCAAATCTTGCTTACAGCTATCTCCGCGTAAGAAAAATGAGGAAAGCTTTTAAACTGCATAAAAGCGTTGTAGATAAATTTCCTGGCAATCATAAAATACAATATAACACGGGGCTTTGCTATAAACATTTTAGGAAATATTCCAAAGCGGTAGAATATTTTGATAAAGCCATTGCGCTCAATCCTGATGAAGCAGGATACAGGTTAACAAGAGGGAGAGTATTAATGAGGTTAAAAAGGCATAATGAGGCACAACTGGATTTGGTATATGCACAGGAGTCGGATATATCTTTAGCAGAAGAACTGCTCAATATAAACACTGAAGTCCTTGAACGTAAAATTACCTCAAGGACTGCAAACAAGAAAGTGCTTAAATTACTAAGACGTATATACCTGCAAAATGAGGGGTATTGA
- the accC gene encoding acetyl-CoA carboxylase biotin carboxylase subunit, with product MFKKILIANRGEIALRVIRTCREMGIKTVAVYSTADAESLHVRFADEAVCIGPPPSNLSYLKISNIIAAAEITNADAIHPGYGFLSENAKFSRICQEHNIKFIGASPDMIDKMGDKASAKATMKAAGVPCVPGSDGLLESYEQTEKLAKEFGYPVMLKATAGGGGKGMRAVWKESELKKAWDSAKQEAAASFGNDGMYMEKLIEEPRHIEIQVVGDSFGKACHLSERDCSVQRRHQKLTEETPSPFMTDKLREDMGNAAVRAAEFIKYEGAGTVEFLVDKHRNFYFMEMNTRIQVEHPITEQVIDYDLIREQILVAAGIPISGKNYIPQMHSIECRINAEDPYNDFRPSPGKITTLHMPGGHGVRLDTHVYSGYTIPPNYDSMIAKLITTAQTREEAISKMRRALDEFVIEGIKTTIPFHRQLMDEKDYVEGNYTTKFMESFKMKDPA from the coding sequence ATGTTTAAAAAAATATTAATAGCAAACAGGGGCGAAATTGCACTACGTGTAATACGTACTTGTAGAGAGATGGGTATAAAAACGGTAGCAGTATACTCTACAGCCGATGCAGAGAGTTTACATGTACGTTTTGCTGATGAGGCCGTATGTATAGGTCCTCCACCCAGTAACCTATCGTACTTAAAAATATCTAACATTATTGCAGCAGCAGAAATTACAAATGCTGATGCCATACACCCAGGGTACGGTTTCTTATCAGAAAATGCTAAATTTTCTAGAATATGTCAGGAGCACAATATTAAATTTATTGGTGCATCGCCTGATATGATTGATAAAATGGGCGACAAGGCTTCTGCAAAAGCAACTATGAAAGCGGCAGGCGTACCTTGTGTACCTGGTTCGGACGGGCTATTAGAATCGTACGAGCAAACCGAAAAGCTGGCTAAAGAGTTTGGTTACCCCGTAATGCTAAAAGCAACTGCTGGTGGCGGTGGTAAAGGTATGCGCGCCGTATGGAAAGAGAGCGAGCTTAAAAAAGCATGGGATAGTGCTAAGCAAGAAGCGGCAGCCTCTTTTGGTAATGATGGTATGTATATGGAAAAACTTATTGAAGAGCCACGCCATATTGAAATACAAGTTGTTGGCGACTCGTTTGGAAAAGCATGTCACCTTTCGGAGCGTGACTGTTCGGTACAACGCCGTCACCAAAAACTAACCGAAGAAACGCCTTCGCCGTTTATGACGGATAAACTTCGTGAAGATATGGGTAATGCGGCCGTTAGGGCTGCAGAGTTCATTAAATACGAAGGCGCAGGTACGGTTGAGTTTTTGGTAGATAAGCACAGAAACTTCTACTTTATGGAGATGAACACGCGTATACAAGTAGAGCACCCTATTACCGAGCAGGTAATAGATTACGATTTGATACGTGAGCAAATATTAGTAGCAGCAGGCATACCTATTTCGGGTAAAAATTACATACCACAAATGCACTCTATAGAGTGTCGTATAAATGCTGAAGATCCGTATAACGATTTCCGCCCATCGCCAGGTAAAATTACCACCCTGCACATGCCAGGAGGGCACGGCGTACGTTTGGATACCCACGTATACTCGGGCTATACCATTCCGCCAAACTACGATTCGATGATTGCAAAACTTATTACTACTGCCCAAACTAGGGAAGAGGCAATAAGCAAAATGCGTCGTGCATTGGACGAGTTTGTAATAGAGGGTATTAAAACTACCATACCTTTCCATAGGCAACTAATGGATGAAAAAGATTACGTTGAGGGTAATTATACCACCAAGTTTATGGAAAGTTTTAAAATGAAAGATCCTGCATAA
- the accB gene encoding acetyl-CoA carboxylase biotin carboxyl carrier protein gives MDIREIQNLIKFVAKSGATEVKLEMDDVKITIKTTTESGTPETTFVQHLPVSQAMPQAAAPAPAAPAVPAAEAPAADEDSKYVTIKSPIIGTLYRKPSPDKAPFVEVGSTIAKGDVVCVIEAMKLFNEIESEISGKIVKVLVDDASPVEFDQPLFLVDPS, from the coding sequence ATGGATATTAGAGAAATTCAAAACCTAATCAAGTTTGTTGCCAAATCTGGCGCTACCGAAGTAAAGTTGGAAATGGACGACGTAAAAATTACCATTAAAACAACTACCGAGAGTGGCACTCCCGAAACTACCTTTGTTCAGCACCTTCCTGTAAGTCAGGCAATGCCACAGGCTGCAGCACCTGCGCCTGCAGCACCCGCTGTACCTGCAGCAGAAGCACCCGCTGCTGACGAGGATTCTAAATACGTTACTATTAAATCGCCAATTATTGGTACACTATACAGAAAACCATCTCCAGATAAAGCTCCTTTTGTAGAGGTAGGCAGTACTATTGCTAAAGGCGATGTTGTTTGTGTTATTGAGGCAATGAAGTTATTTAACGAAATAGAATCTGAAATATCAGGTAAAATAGTAAAAGTATTGGTAGACGATGCTTCTCCAGTAGAATTCGATCAGCCATTATTCTTAGTAGATCCATCTTAA
- a CDS encoding beta-ketoacyl-ACP synthase III, with the protein MSKTTAAITAVGAYVPDFVLSNKVLETMVDTNDEWITTRTGIKERRILKDKDKGTSYLAVQAANNLIEKSGVNPAEIDMVLLATTTPDMPVAATAVYVATQIGAVNAFAYDLQAACSSFLYGMSTAAAYIQSGRYKKVLVIGADKMSSIIDYTDRATCIIFGDGAGAALFEPNEEGLGLQDEILRSDGIGREFLKIEAGGSLLPPSHETIDNKQHYVFQDGKTVFKYAVSNMADISEKIMHRNNLTNEDVDWLISHQANKRIIDATSSRMKLDDDKVLINIEKYGNTTSATLPLLLNDFEHLFKKGDNLIFASFGGGFTWGSIYLKWAYDKK; encoded by the coding sequence ATGAGTAAAACAACAGCCGCGATTACAGCCGTTGGGGCATACGTGCCCGATTTTGTACTATCTAACAAGGTGTTAGAAACTATGGTAGATACAAATGATGAGTGGATAACCACCAGAACTGGTATTAAGGAAAGGCGCATTCTTAAAGATAAAGACAAAGGTACTTCGTATTTAGCAGTACAAGCTGCTAACAATTTAATAGAAAAATCGGGCGTAAACCCAGCCGAAATCGATATGGTTTTGCTGGCAACTACAACACCCGATATGCCTGTAGCTGCTACGGCAGTGTATGTGGCAACACAAATAGGAGCAGTAAACGCTTTTGCTTACGATTTACAGGCGGCATGCTCTAGCTTTTTATACGGCATGTCTACAGCCGCAGCTTACATACAAAGCGGTCGTTACAAAAAAGTACTTGTAATAGGCGCCGATAAAATGTCGTCAATTATAGATTATACCGATAGGGCTACCTGTATTATTTTTGGCGATGGTGCTGGTGCTGCATTATTTGAACCCAATGAAGAAGGACTTGGATTGCAGGACGAAATTTTAAGAAGCGATGGTATTGGTCGAGAATTTCTTAAAATAGAAGCAGGAGGCTCATTATTGCCGCCATCGCACGAAACTATAGATAACAAACAGCATTATGTTTTTCAGGACGGTAAAACCGTATTTAAGTATGCCGTATCTAACATGGCAGACATTAGCGAAAAAATAATGCATCGTAATAACCTTACCAATGAGGATGTAGATTGGTTAATATCACACCAAGCCAATAAAAGAATTATTGATGCCACATCGTCGCGCATGAAATTAGACGATGATAAAGTACTTATTAATATAGAGAAGTACGGCAACACTACATCAGCCACTTTACCTTTACTACTAAACGATTTTGAACACTTGTTTAAAAAAGGCGATAACCTTATTTTTGCTTCCTTTGGTGGTGGCTTTACATGGGGCTCTATTTACCTAAAATGGGCATACGACAAAAAATAA
- the rpmF gene encoding 50S ribosomal protein L32, whose product MAHPKRKISKTRRDKRRTHYKASVPQIATCPVTGEAHLYHRAYWHEGKMYYRGQVVIDKQEVAEA is encoded by the coding sequence ATGGCACATCCTAAGAGAAAAATATCGAAAACGAGAAGGGATAAGAGAAGAACGCACTATAAAGCGTCTGTACCACAAATTGCTACTTGCCCTGTAACAGGAGAAGCACACCTTTACCACCGCGCTTACTGGCACGAAGGTAAAATGTATTACAGAGGACAGGTTGTTATTGACAAGCAAGAAGTGGCGGAAGCATAA
- a CDS encoding YceD family protein, translated as MKVNKEFLIPFVGLKQGRHQFEFEINKAFFDTFDFDEYNSVNIKVDMVLEKQSTMLELHFSHKGSVNVPCDLTNEDFDLPITGNLKMVVKFGDAFNDDNDEILILPHGEYQVDVAQYIYEMIVLSVPSKRVHPGVEDGTMDAEILERLEELAPKAQQEEEKEEIEIDPRWDELKKLLTDK; from the coding sequence ATGAAAGTGAACAAAGAATTTTTAATCCCATTTGTAGGGTTAAAACAAGGTAGGCACCAGTTTGAGTTTGAAATAAACAAAGCGTTCTTTGATACCTTTGATTTTGACGAATATAACAGCGTTAACATTAAGGTAGATATGGTTTTGGAGAAACAAAGCACTATGCTGGAATTGCATTTTTCGCACAAGGGTAGTGTAAATGTTCCGTGCGACCTTACTAATGAGGATTTTGATTTGCCTATAACGGGTAATTTAAAAATGGTAGTAAAGTTTGGCGATGCGTTTAATGATGATAACGATGAGATACTCATATTGCCACATGGCGAGTATCAGGTAGATGTAGCACAGTACATTTACGAAATGATTGTATTATCAGTACCCTCCAAACGGGTGCACCCAGGTGTAGAAGATGGCACAATGGATGCCGAAATACTGGAACGGCTTGAGGAGCTTGCCCCAAAGGCGCAGCAGGAAGAAGAAAAAGAAGAGATTGAAATAGACCCACGATGGGACGAATTAAAAAAACTATTAACGGATAAATAA